TAGAATATAAACTAAATGATCATGAAATTGATCCATCATCTAATTTCAAAGGTTTTTTATTAGATGGAAAAAAAATTGAAGGTCTAAATTTAAATATTGATTACTTGGGAGCTATTAGAGTTGAACCTGATTCTGATTTTATTTTTTCAAATGAGAAACATGATAAAATTGGAATTAAAGGACAGAATGCATATCCAATGTTGATTAGTGATTTCATTGATTCGGGAGAATTAATAAATAAAGTTAGTAATTGGTATAAATCAAATTTTGAGGATTGGAATTTACAGGTAATTAGATCTCAAACACTAGATAAGAAATATGAAATAGCTATTTCTAATTCAATTATATATCCTATAAATATTAAGCAAACAGGACAGGGTATTCATCAAGTATTACCATTGATTGTTCGGTCATATCAAAAAGACTTAGAACCTACTTTAATTACAATTGAAGAACCTGAGACGCATTTGCATCCAGCTGCACATGGTAATTTGGCTGAGCGTTTCGTTGAATCATATTTGGAAGATAAGAATAAACACTATTTAATAGAGACACATTCACAAAATTTCGTTTTAAGAATCAGAAGATTAGTTGCAGAAGGAAAATTAAAACCTGACGAAGTAGCTATTTATTATGTAGATTTTTTAGAGGATGAAAATGAAAGTATGCTTAAAAAAATTGAAGTAAATGATTTAGGTGAGGTCGAATGGTGGCCAACAAATATATTTAATGAAAGTTTACAAGAAGTAATTAAGATTAGAAAATACCAAGAAGGAAAATGATATTTACAATAATCGATGATTCTTTTATTAGAAATGATTCTTTTTTGGACTCTTGGACAAAAATATGGATAGAATCGAAAGAAAGACATTTTTTTTATATTGATCAAAATACTTATGATATAATTAGCAATAGCGATTGGTATTCAAGATTATCACCTATAAACAAAGAATTTTTCGATTTGCAGTTTATAGAAAGTAATAATTTCAAAAGAAGTCAAATTCAATTGGTAATATCTGAATCTGATGCTGAATATTATACATTAATTGAAGCTGTAGAAATTTTATTAAAATCGGTTTCTTTAATTTTAGAAAATATCGAATATGATGCTTATCTTTTGGAAGCAGTTTTTAGACTATTTAAAGATGAATGCGAAAAGATTAATAAGCATTTAGATGAAGGCTGGTTAATATATGAAAATGGTGGAGGAAACAATATAATAAATGTTATAAACCAAAAAAAACGCCGATTTGTTAATTTAGATCATTTTACAAAGGAACCCAAAACGTATTTGAGAACTTTTGTGATTATAGATAGCGATAAAAAATTTCCTTCTGAAAATGAAGTTGATGTTGAAAAACAACCATTATTAGATTTTATTTCTGAATTTTCAGAATATCATGTTACTCGAAAGAGGGAAATGGAAAATTATCTTCCTGACGAAACCTTTGAAGAAATTCCCAATAATGAAAAATTTAAAGAAGCAATTTTTTCTCTTTCATCTATTCAACGAGATTTTATTGATTTGGAAAAAGGTTTACAGGATAAAAATTTAGATCAATTTGAGCCGCTTTCATTTAGAGAATTATTTATCGATTTAAATGTTGACTCTAAAAAAAATATTGTTAGTGTTTTAAGAAAAGAAAAACTTGAATTTAAAAAAGAAAATGGTAAATCGGATAGTTTTAAAGCTAGGTTTTCAAAACTTTTTATGGAGAAATCAGTAACTAAAGAGGGATTAAGAAAAAGGGATAATTCAAATGAATTGGAATTAATCATCAAAAAAATAAATAGTTTGTTATGAGTGAGCAAATATATATAAGACCAGACAAAGATAAAATAGCAAGCTATATAACAAATTTTGAAAAAGGAAATTTACAAGTACCTGCATTTCAAAGAAAATTTGTATGGAATAATGAGAAGAAATTAGATTTATTTGATAGTATAAAAAGAGGGTATCCAATTGGTTCAGTTTTATTGTGGCAACCTAATTTTGAAAGTGAGGAAGATTATGAAAAATTTGGTGGGGATAAACTTGGAGCTTATTATATTCCTAAGAGAAATTCAAACTCATTTTATATTCTTGATGGATTTCAAAGATTGTCAACCCTAATCGGATGTTTATTACATCCTCAAAAAGCAAAACTAAAAGGAATTGTTAGGGATGAAAAAGAATGGTTTAAAGAGTTTAATATTGTTTACAATCTAAAAGATCAATTATTTGAAATGAATAGGTCGAAAGACTTTGAAAGTTTAAAAAATTTTCAGATACCAATTTATAAGTTAGTAGATGGTAAGGAGTTTTTTAATTTTCAAAAAAGTTTATTTAATGAAGAACAAGAGACTATAGATGAATACATAGAAAGATACGAAGAAATTAGTTTAATTGTTCAGAATTATGAATTACCAAATATCAATGCTTTTGGTGGTTCAATAACAGAAGCCGTTGACATTTTTCAAAGATTAAATTCTACAGGTGCTCCAATAACAAAAGATTGGGTGATTTCTGCTTTAGCATATGGACAAGATAGGAGTTACCATTTTGCAACCGAAATTGATTTCTTATTGGATGATAATTTATCAAAATATAATTTCCAAAATATAAAAAGAGAAGTTGTATTACAATGTATAACCAATTCTTTTGGCGGTGTTTATTTTGACCAAGTTTCTAAAAACAGCAATAAAAAACTTGAAGAACTTGTTAAAAGAGAAGATTTTATTCCAATTACAAAAGAAACATTTATCGCTATCGAAAAAACATCTGAATTTTTCTTTGAAAATTTATGTGTTTTAGATTCAAAATATATTCCATATAATAACCAATTTATTTTTATTAATGATTTTTTTAGTAAGATTAGCAAACCAACTATTGAACAGCTTCTAGAGTTAAAAAAATGGTTTTGGATTACATCTTATTCAAATTATTTTACTATTTACAATTTGAGTAAGCAAAGACTTGCATATAATAAATTTCAAGATTTTATAAATAGAAGTTCAAATCCAGTTTTTTACGATAATAAAGATAATTTTGAAGCTTTAGATTTTCCTGATAAAATTGATATGGGAAGTGTCAGAAAGAAAACTTTAGCGTTGTTTATGATTAATTATTCCGTAAATAATGATGATTTTTTTAGTAAAGTAAATTTAGAAGCCGAAAACATTACAAATGTTAAAACCTATAAGCTTTTTAAAGATTACAATTCTTCTGAAAATACGATTTTTATTATTGAAAAATACAATTCAACTGATAATTTTCCAAAGACAATAAAAGATCTTTCTTTTATGCTTTCTATGGATTATAAAGGTCAATACTCTGAATACTTTATAAACGATGATATGAGAGAAGAGTATTACAAAGGGAATGTTGAAGATGTTTTGGAAATTAGAAAAGAATTAATAATTAATGCAGAAAAAAGTTTTGTGGAAAGTTTAGGAATAGAATATTACGAATAAAAAATAAAACTCGATATTTCAAAAAATAAATGAAAGACGAAGAAGACGAAAATACAATTCCTGAGGGAGACGAAAATGAAGATGTAAGCAACGACGCTGGTTTCGAAGATATAAAAACTTCGAGTGGCATGCAGCATTTTTACGAAAACAATAACGAAGAAGGCGATACCATAACCAAGGTTACGGGCATGTACAAAGACTGGTTTCTGGATTATGCTTCGTATGTAATTCTGGAACGTGCCGTA
This portion of the Flavobacterium sp. CECT 9288 genome encodes:
- a CDS encoding AAA family ATPase codes for the protein MINKISFKNYKLFKEKQTLELKPITILIGKNNSGKSAVLKLPVLISNSLAGLPINWKYKIGDDSDNSIELGTDFKDLVYNRNEKSFIEFEVSNNQDSIEIALNKEDGVLEYKLNDHEIDPSSNFKGFLLDGKKIEGLNLNIDYLGAIRVEPDSDFIFSNEKHDKIGIKGQNAYPMLISDFIDSGELINKVSNWYKSNFEDWNLQVIRSQTLDKKYEIAISNSIIYPINIKQTGQGIHQVLPLIVRSYQKDLEPTLITIEEPETHLHPAAHGNLAERFVESYLEDKNKHYLIETHSQNFVLRIRRLVAEGKLKPDEVAIYYVDFLEDENESMLKKIEVNDLGEVEWWPTNIFNESLQEVIKIRKYQEGK
- a CDS encoding DUF262 domain-containing protein; amino-acid sequence: MSEQIYIRPDKDKIASYITNFEKGNLQVPAFQRKFVWNNEKKLDLFDSIKRGYPIGSVLLWQPNFESEEDYEKFGGDKLGAYYIPKRNSNSFYILDGFQRLSTLIGCLLHPQKAKLKGIVRDEKEWFKEFNIVYNLKDQLFEMNRSKDFESLKNFQIPIYKLVDGKEFFNFQKSLFNEEQETIDEYIERYEEISLIVQNYELPNINAFGGSITEAVDIFQRLNSTGAPITKDWVISALAYGQDRSYHFATEIDFLLDDNLSKYNFQNIKREVVLQCITNSFGGVYFDQVSKNSNKKLEELVKREDFIPITKETFIAIEKTSEFFFENLCVLDSKYIPYNNQFIFINDFFSKISKPTIEQLLELKKWFWITSYSNYFTIYNLSKQRLAYNKFQDFINRSSNPVFYDNKDNFEALDFPDKIDMGSVRKKTLALFMINYSVNNDDFFSKVNLEAENITNVKTYKLFKDYNSSENTIFIIEKYNSTDNFPKTIKDLSFMLSMDYKGQYSEYFINDDMREEYYKGNVEDVLEIRKELIINAEKSFVESLGIEYYE